One window of Pyrus communis chromosome 12, drPyrComm1.1, whole genome shotgun sequence genomic DNA carries:
- the LOC137710777 gene encoding uncharacterized protein gives MASSSSTEEPNPEQLQRQQPPQPPPQQQQQQQQQQQPQSVKECVHKTKLIQFLGRSAPIVLQNDNGPCPLLAICNVLSLRNSLNLSPDTSEVSQEKLLSLIAERLIDSNSNIDNKDAGYVENQQQNIADAIDHLPQLATGIDVNIKFRRIDDFEFTPECAIFDLLDIPLYHGWIVDPQDDDTANAIGSKSYNALMGELVALETQNMQSECKNTPEEDCVDFAAATTATLGVPTPCLSTTRSFDKSPHSASDEPKARKGDREEEEELVRALQMSEAELTTLVRYPRAVVSTNRAPLSISSDASTLPEKVMPVDSVDESENHAAVYDNVHQSELYVPEDCNASRNESSNAISLYTTPEQKACSSLSETVKAENYDQPTDMKSEERLSSDLEVKSTTNESVKIESGISFSPGKDTESLEENCTDVSIGDKKFASQAKLTPDAHGHIDKKNESNATEGCCSSAPNVGLNSSTGRMQQNEASETLASSGEGSEPIYEGEERIQDSGTPVVEDREPVYEGEVVLAKQVDKSPLDARPKGEITPQQGELVRTFLKNNASQLTFYGLFCLQEGLKERELCVFFRNNHFSTLFKFNGELYLLATDQGYINQPDLVWEKLNEVNGNTLFMTGNFKEFKVESRTNDTWDENNAVTSTADYLASIDSAAQAGFDMNSDMQLAIALQQQEFEQPQQRQNSQQPSNSGNSRMVVGPQGPRNNARTSSASASARPEAKKEKCTLM, from the exons ATGGCGTCGTCGTCGTCGACTGAAGAACCGAATCCGGAGCAGCTGCAGCGGCAGCAGCCACCACAACCGCCGCCGCAGCAAcagcaacaacagcagcagcagcagcaaccacAATCAGTGAAAGAGTGCGTGCACAAGACCAAGCTAATCCAATTCTTGGGACGCTCCGCGCCTATCGTCCTCCAGAACGACAATGGTCCCTGCCCGCTGCTCGCAATCT GTAACGTTCTCTCGCTGAGGAACAGCTTGAATTTGAGTCCAGACACGTCAGAAGTATCACAGGAGAAACTACTTTCGCTCATTGCTGAACGACTAATTGATTCTAACAGTAATATTGAT AATAAAGATGCAGGATATGTAGAAAACCAACAGCAAAACATTGCTGATGCTATTGATCATCTCCCTCAACTTGCAACGGGGATTGATGTTAATATAAAATTCAGAAG GATAGATGATTTTGAGTTTACACCAGAGTGTGCCATATTTGACCTGTTAGACATTCCACTGTAtcatggttggatcgttgatcCGCAG GATGATGAtactgccaatgcaattgggtcAAAGTCTTATAATGCTCTCATGGGGGAGCTTGTTGCATTGGAAACCCAGAATATGCAGAGTGAGTGTAAGAATACTCCAGAAGAAGATTGCGTTGATTTTGCGGCTGCAACAACTGCAACCCTGGGAGTCCCTACACCATGCCTTTCTACAACTAGATCTTTCGACAAGTCTCCACATTCAGCTTCTGATGAACCAAAGGCAAGAAAGGGTGAccgtgaagaagaagaggagttGGTGAGGGCTTTACAAATGTCTGAGGCCGAATTGACAACCTTAGTTCGTTATCCACGTGCAGTTGTCAGTACTAACAGAGCCCCTCTGTCGATTAGTTCAGATGCAAGTACACTTCCTGAGAAGGTTATGCCGGTAGATTCTGTAGATGAATCAGAGAATCACGCTGCTGTATACGATAATGTCCATCAGTCAGAACTGTATGTACCAGAAGATTGCAATGCCTCCAGGAATGAGAGTAGTAATGCGATATCTTTATATACTACTCCAGAGCAAAAAGCATGTTCCTCGTTGTCAGAGACTGTTAAGGCAGAAAATTATGATCAGCCAACTGATATGAAATCAGAAGAGCGTCTTTCCTCTGATCTGGAAGTGAAAAGCACTACAAATGAATCAGTCAAGATTGAAAGTGGAATTTCTTTTTCTCCGGGGAAAGATACTGAGTCATTGGAGGAGAACTGTACAGATGTGTCAATAGGGGATAAAAAGTTTGCGAGTCAGGCCAAGCTTACACCTGATGCTCATGGACATATAGATAAGAAAAATGAGAGCAACGCGACAGAGGGATGTTGCTCATCTGCTCCAAATGTGGGTTTGAATTCATCTACTGGCAGAATGCAGCAAAATGAGGCATCAGAAACTTTAGCATCAAGTGGTGAAGGCAGTGAGCCCATATATGAAGGAGAAGAGCGCATTCAGGATTCAGGAACTCCAGTTGTTGAAGACAGAGAGCCTGTATATGAAGGTGAGGTGGTACTCGCAAAACAAGTTGACAAAAGCCCCTTAGATGCAAGGCCCAAGGGTGAAATCACTCCACAACAAG GTGAACTGGTTAGGACTTTTTTGAAGAACAATGCTAGTCAGTTGACTTTTTATGG CCTTTTCTGCTTACAAGAGGGTCTTAAAGAGCGTGAGCTATGTGTTTTCTTCCGAAATAATCACTTCAGCACCTTGTTTAAG TTCAATGGTGAGCTTTATCTTTTGGCTACTGATCAGGGTTACATAAATCAGCCTGATTTGGTGTGGGAAAAGCTAAATGAG GTCAATGGGAATACATTGTTTATGACAGGCAACTTCAAAGAATTTAAGGTAGAAAGTCGTACAAATGACACATGGGATGAAAACAATGCTGTCACCAGCACTGCG GACTATCTTGCTAGCATCGATAGTGCAGCACAAGCGGGATTCGATATGAA TTCTGATATGCAGTTGGCAATTGCTCTGCAGCAGCAGGAGTTTGAACAACCGCAGCAGCGTCAAAACTCGCAGCAACCATCTAATAGTGGCAATTCAAGGATGGTTGTAGGTCCCCAG GGGCCAAGAAACAATGCCAGAACTTCGTCGGCATCCGCATCTGCAAGACCCGAAGCAAAAAAGGAGAAGTGTACTTTAATGTGA